The DNA region TTCCCTGAGAATAAACGTCGGAAGTGAATGTGAGATAACAATGTCAACTTTCCAGTCGTTTTTTTCAAGATTCTCGGCCCCGAGTGTCATCTCACGAAGTGACGGCATCTCCTGAGGCCAGTATGAAATGCCGGGTATACGGAACTGCTTGTCGTGACTTTCCGCCCCGCCGAATGCAAATATTTTTTTGTCATCGATGGTGAATACGCTTCCCCTGCACAGGTGATAGATGCTGTCGGTGATCTTCTGGATCTTTCCGCCCTTCCAGTCCTCTATGCGGTACCGGCCGAGAAGTGAGTAGTTTTCGTGATTACCGTCGATCCACAGCGTGGTCCACGGCTTGCGCTCCAGCCACTTCAGCCAGTAGCGTTCAGTCCGGGATTCATCCCACAGAAATCCGAAATCACCGCAGATTATCATGTAATCCTTTCGGGTGAGCCCGGACTGTGCAGGAAACTCGTCCTTGCCGAACTTGCGGAGATCGTATTCGCCGTGTA from Ruminococcus sp. HUN007 includes:
- a CDS encoding metallophosphoesterase: MIFITGDVHGEYDLRKFGKDEFPAQSGLTRKDYMIICGDFGFLWDESRTERYWLKWLERKPWTTLWIDGNHENYSLLGRYRIEDWKGGKIQKITDSIYHLCRGSVFTIDDKKIFAFGGAESHDKQFRIPGISYWPQEMPSLREMTLGAENLEKNDWKVDIVISHSLPTFILRELEMTDIYHPNRLTDFFQKVNHNLDFDLWFSGHYHRNMQCTHKHYMIFDSIAKITGNTFEIVEGEELD